The DNA segment TGGACGCGCTCGCAGCGGGGCTTCAGCACCCCGGGCGCTTCTGCGGTTTCCACTTCTTCAATCCGGTGCATCGCATGCCGCTGGTCGAAGTGGTGCGAGGTGAGCGGACGTCCGACGCCGCACTCGTTACCGCCGTCGCGCTCGCACGCCGACTCGGCAAGACCCCGGTGGTGGTGAAGGACGCGCCCGGCTTCGTGGTGAATCGCGTGCTCATGCCGTATCTGCGCGAGGCCATGATGCTGCTCGAGGAAGGCTTCCCGCTCGAGGCGATCGATGCCGCCATGCGGAATTTCGGGATGCCGATGGGTCCGTTCGAAGTGATCGACGAGGTCGGGCTCGACGTCGGAGCGAAGGTCGCCGGGGTCTTGAGCCGCGCTTTTCCCGAACGCATGACTCCGGCGCCGTTGCTCGACTCACTGATCGCCGCCGGTCGCCTCGGGCGCAAGAACGGGCTCGGCTTCTATCGTCATCGCGGTCGCAAGCGCGAGACGGATCCCGCGGTGCGAAAACTGCTCGGGCTCACACGGCATCGTGCGGCGCCCGCCGCACCGCAGCTCGCCGAGCGCATGGTGCTGGCGATGGTCAACGAGTCGGCGCGCTGCCTCGAAGAGGGCGTGGTCGTCAACGCCGGCCAGGTCGATCTGGCGCTGGTGTTCGGCGCCGGCTTCCCGCCGTTTCGCGGCGGTCCACTGCGGCACGCCGACGCGATGGGACTCGCGAAGGTGCAGCAGCGGCTGGTGTCGCTGCAGGCCGAGAAGGGCGAGCGCTTCCGTCCATCCGCGCTGCTCTCGCGCCTCGCCGAATCCGGCGGCGCCTTCACCTCCAAATAGAGACGCCCGGCTCACAGGCCGGGCGTTGCTCTTACGGTCGGGAAATCCTTCGCCCGGCCGTACCCTTTGGAAGTGCGCGATGACTGGAGGTCGCGCGTGCCACGCGCTCGCATTCGCGTGACGATCATGAGACGCGCGAGCCCCCCGCCGGGTTGTCAGGGGCGATCAAAGACTCGGGCCCGCCCCTTGCGGGACGGGCCCTGAGTGCTCGAATGCGGCCTGGACGCTACGAACGCGTCGGGTCGGTGTGGTGGATTCGTCAGGCCCCGGCGGGACGCGGCTCCGGAGGCGGAAACCCTTCGAGTCCGCCGGTGACGGGCGTCGCGCTCTCGGTCACCGCGACCGGCGGGGCGGGCGGGATGTCGGTGTCGCGCTTCAGAGGCTCGAGCTTCTCGCCCTTCAGCAGCCGGTCCATCTCCTCGCCGTCGATCGTTTCGCGTTCGAGCAGCGAGTTCGCAAGCAGATCGAGCTTGGGGAGATTTTCGCGCAGCAGGCCGATCGCCTTGTTGTACGCGCGCTCGACGATGGTGCGGACTTCCTGGTCGATCGCCTGTGCGGTCTTCTCGCTGTAGTCCTTCTGCGAAGAGATCTCGCGACCCAGGAACACCATCTCCTCTTTCTTGCCGAAGGTCAGCGGGCCGAGGTTGTCGCTCATGCCCAGCTCGCACACCATGCGGCGCGCCAGCGCGGTGGCGCGCTCGAGATCGTTCGATGCTCCGGTCGTGTAGTGCGAGAACACCAGGAACTCGGCCGCGCGGCCGCCCATCATGTTCGCGAGCCGCTGCTCGATCTCGGCCTTCGACTGCGAGTAGCGATCCTCGGGCGGCACCCATGACGTGATGCCGAGTGCCCGCCCGCGCGGAATGATGGTGACCTTGTCGACCGGATCGGTGCCGGGCTGCAGCCACGCCACCAGCGCATGGCCGGCCTCGTGATACGCCGTGCTTCGGCGTTCGTTCTCGTTCATCACGAGGCTCTTGCGCTCCATGCCGAGGGTGACCTTGTCCTTGGCGTCTTCGAAGTCCTGCTGCGACACCTTCTTCTTGTTGCGACGCGCCGCGAGCAGCGCCGCCTCGTTCACCACGTTCGCGATGTCGGCGCCGGCCATGCCCGGCGTGCTGCGCGCGAGCTGGTAGAGATCGACGTCCTCGTCGAGCGGGATGGTGCGGGTGTGGACCTTGAAGATCCCCTCGCGGCCCCGCACGTCCGGCCAGTCCACGACGATCTGGCGATCGAAGCGGCCGGGGCGCAGCAGTGCGGGGTCGAGCACGTCGGGGCGGTTGGTGGCCGCCACGATGATCACGCCCTCGTTCGATTCGAAGCCGTCCATCTCGACCAGCAACTGATTGAGCGTCTGCTCGCGTTCGTCGTGACCGCCGCCGAGGCCGGCACCGCGATGACGGCCGACCGCATCGATCTCGTCGATGAAGATGATGCACGGAGCATTGCGCTTGCCCTGCTCGAAGAGATCACGAACCCTGCTAGCTCCGACACCGACGAACATTTCGACGAAGTCCGAGCCGCTCATCGAGAAGAACGGCACCGCGGCTTCGCCTGCGACCGCCTTGGCGAGCAGCGTCTTGCCGGAGCCCGGGGGGCCGAGCAGCAGCGCGCCCTTCGGAATGCGTCCGCCGAGCCGCTGGAACTTCTGCGGCTCCTTCAGGAATTCGATGATCTCCTCGAGCTCCTGTTTGGCCTCGTCGCAGCCCGCCACGTCCTTGAACGTGACCTTGGGCGCCGATTCGATCAGGACCTTCGAGCGCGTCTTGCCGAACTTGAGTGCGGCACTGCCGCTGCCCTGCATCTGTCGCAGCAACAGCATCCAGATCGG comes from the Candidatus Eisenbacteria bacterium genome and includes:
- a CDS encoding ATP-dependent metallopeptidase FtsH/Yme1/Tma family protein, giving the protein MYQGNFMATPRAEINYTRFLKETDAGNLANVEIVDKTVTGDLKIETTLRVGQHDLRFKAFKTAIPGTGETLVDRVLASNPDIPVVFRPAGFNWISFLIAALPFLLLLPIWMLLLRQMQGSGSAALKFGKTRSKVLIESAPKVTFKDVAGCDEAKQELEEIIEFLKEPQKFQRLGGRIPKGALLLGPPGSGKTLLAKAVAGEAAVPFFSMSGSDFVEMFVGVGASRVRDLFEQGKRNAPCIIFIDEIDAVGRHRGAGLGGGHDEREQTLNQLLVEMDGFESNEGVIIVAATNRPDVLDPALLRPGRFDRQIVVDWPDVRGREGIFKVHTRTIPLDEDVDLYQLARSTPGMAGADIANVVNEAALLAARRNKKKVSQQDFEDAKDKVTLGMERKSLVMNENERRSTAYHEAGHALVAWLQPGTDPVDKVTIIPRGRALGITSWVPPEDRYSQSKAEIEQRLANMMGGRAAEFLVFSHYTTGASNDLERATALARRMVCELGMSDNLGPLTFGKKEEMVFLGREISSQKDYSEKTAQAIDQEVRTIVERAYNKAIGLLRENLPKLDLLANSLLERETIDGEEMDRLLKGEKLEPLKRDTDIPPAPPVAVTESATPVTGGLEGFPPPEPRPAGA